A segment of the Planctomicrobium piriforme genome:
CAGTACCCGAAGGTACCTTGTCGCTCGACTTGCATGCCTAATCCATGCTACCAACGTTCATTCTGAGCCAGGATCAAACCCTTCAATTGATTTCGCACGAAGCTCTCTTTCGAGAACTGCGTGTGGTTAAACAACTTCAGATCTGATCTCGTCAGCTCATCGCGCTGACGACTCTCTCGAGTCGTCGGCTTTTACGCAAACGCATTCTCTCGCAAGACTTTCACCAACCAATTTGCCAAAGATCATGCCGCAAAACCCGGGGGTCTGCGGCCGCCGTTTGCAGGCGGGTTCGGAAGTTTATCGGCTCTCGGGTTTGAGTCAACCGTCCCTTCTCAAAAAATTCGGAAACCTGAAATGAAGCGGCAGAAGAGCGTTTTCGACGCCTCACATCCCTTTTTCACAACCCATCCTCCCCATCTGCTCGTCGACTCCCGTGCCAGACAGTCATCTTGACCTGTTTCGCCGCTTTTTCGTGTAATCCCCTGCCGCAACTCGCTGGCGGCGCAGCACATCGACTCCGACGTGGACAGGCACTCCGTTGACGACTTTCGACCGCTACTTGCTGTCGCGCTACTTTCACGTGGTGTTCGTGTTCTGCATTGCCACGATCGGCCTGTTCGCAGTCGTCGACGGCTTTACCAATCTCGACGCCTTTCAGCATAAGGTTGACGAACAGAACGGCGGCAGCCTGGCGCTCTTCTTCCGCATCGGGCAGTACTATCTCTTTCAGTCGGCGCTGATTCTCGATACCGCCGGGCCGACTGTCATGGTGATCTCCGCCATGTCGGCCTTGGCGCTCATGCTGCGGCACGGCGAAATTCACCCGGTGCTCGCCGCCGGCGTCCCGACCTATCGCGCCACCTTTCCGCTCGCAGGGGCGATGATTGGCGTCAATTTGTTGTTGGCGGTGAATCAGGAACTCATTCTGCCGAATATTGCCCATCACCTGCAGGGCCGACACGGCGATCTCGCGGACGACACGCAAAATGCCGAGCCGCAGTATGACTACAAATCGAAGATCTTCGTCAGCGGCTCAGGAATTGTGCCTGCGGAGCAGCGACTGAAAGACCCTGAGTTCCTGTTGCCGACGCCGTTGCTGGCATCGAGTTTTGTCGTGCTCAAAGGAGACGCGGCTTATTACCTGCCCCCCAGCGCCATGGGCCCCGCCGGCTGGGTATTGGAGAATGCGACGCCCCGCTTCGAAGACCTTCCGCTCACTGAAGCGGGACGCAGGACCATTATTCCGCAGCCTGACAGTCCTGACGTGTTCGTTCACATGGGCTTGTCGTTCGATCAATTGAACCGTCAGGCAGCGAATCCCCGCCTGGTCTCCACTGCCGGACTCATTCGCAAGCTGCAGCAGCCATCGAGTACGCAGCTCAGCCGCCGTCGACTGGAAATCAAACTGCACGAACGGCTCACTCGCCCGCTGTTGACTCTCATCGGGCTGTACACCGTGATCCCGTTGATTATCCGCCGGGAACGGATGAGCGTGATGCAGCAGGTGACGAACATCGCCGCCTGTGCCGGAGCGCTCGGTCTGGTGTTTGCCGGGGTCATGGGGGCCCAGATGCTCGGCGAATCGGGCATTCTGCGGCCTGAACAGGCGGTCTGGGGACCGCTCGTCGCTGCCGGCGGTTTCGCAGGCTGGCTCTCGGGCGTGGTCAGAACCTGACTCCAACCTGTCGCTCACTGTGCCCTAGTGAGTTCGATCTCTTGCAGCGCTGACGCCGAATTGTGACTTCGCACTGGAATTCGCGTGAAATTCCAGCGTAGACTTCGGGTTCAGGCGATCTCAAGGCGTGGAACGGCGACTCACGGTCGGGCGTTTTTCGCCTGCAACGGATTGAGTTTTTACTGCTGAACGAGGTTCGACATGAAAGTTCTGCTGGCCAACCCGCGAGGCTTCTGTGCCGGCGTGAATATGGCGATTGAATGCCTGGAGGCCTGCGTCCGCGAGTTCGGGCCGGACATCTACGTCTACCATGAGATCGTCCACAATCGGCACGTCGTCGACCGGTTTGCAAGCCAGGGGGTCAAGTTCATCGACCGCATCGAAGAGGTGCCATCGGGCGCGATATTGCTGTACAGCGCGCATGGGGTTTCGCCGGCAATTCGCGAGCTCGCGCGGTCTCGCGACCTGCGGTCGATCGACGCCACCTGTCCGCTGGTGACGAAAGTTCATATCGAAGCCATCAAGTACGCGAAGGCGGGTTACAACATCATTCTCATCGGCCATGAAGGTCATGACGAGGTGATCGGCACGATGGGTGAGGCGCCTGAGAGCATCACCCTGGTTGAAAGCCCTGAGGACGTCGACCGGCTCACCTTTACGCCGGAGCAGAAGCTGGCGTATCTCACTCAGACCACCCTCAGCGTGGAAGAGGCAGGTCAGGTGATTCGCCGATTGAAAGAGCGATTCCCCGGCATCGAATCGCCGCCGAAAGAAGACATCTGCTACGCGACCACGAATCGTCAGCACGCCGTGCGGCAGCTGATTGAGAAGGTCGACCTGTTGTTGGTGCTTGGCAGCCAGAACAGTTCGAACAGCCGCCGGTTGATGGAGATTGGCCTGGCGATGGGCAAGCGGGCGTACCTGATCGACGGCCAGCACGAGTTGCAGGCGGACTGGTTCGACGGCATCAACAGCGTACTCGTGACCGCCGGGGCCAGTGCTCCGGAAGTGGTCGTGCAGGAGTGCCTGGATTACTTGTCAGAACAATTCGGGGCGACCGTCGAGGAAGTGACGACCCGAGAGGAACACGTCACGTTCCCGCTTCCAAAAGAGCTGCGGCAGATGATGAAAGCTGGTCAGATTTAGACGCGGAGGAGAAGAGACCACGAATCATAACGGATCACACGAATTGATCCTCCAGATTCTCCGCCGGACATGAGGCGTGCGATGAGTTGGCCTCGACACTCCGCAGTGAGCCACGGATTGTGGACCTGCGTTGAGAGATACCGCACGCGATTCGTTTGCTCGCTGGATGAATGTCGTCGAAGAAGCGATCTCGACTACGCCGAGATGCGGACGACTTCGACGCGGTTTTCGAGACGCAGGACGCCGTCGACGCGGGCGGCCGTGGTCTGGACGACCTGCTTCAAATAGTACGACGGCAGATGGCCGTCGATGATGATCGCGCCGGATTCTTCCGAGATCGTCAGACTGCGAAAGGCGGGGTGCGAGTCCTGCAGGATTCGAGTCACCCGGGCGGGAAGGGGCTCACCGGATGGGTTCTTCGCATCACGCGGTGAACGGGCAGCAGACATGGGCGACATCCTTGATCGATTTCAGCTCGAAATGCACGGCGGCAGGGCGAACGGTGGGGTGGGCAGGACAGACGAGGCGGTGGTTTTGTGAGGGACAACGGCACCAAAGCAAAGTGCAAACAGGGTGCCGAGCACCGGAACTCTGGCAGAAAAGCGATTCCAGGGCGAGGGTTCTTTCAGCAGGCCGAATGTCGGTGCCTGACTAAACCCGTTGTCGCGATGGGAGTTCTCGCGTTTTCATGCAATCAGATCGACGCGAATGAACGGACTTTGAACGGATCCAAATGCCTCGCAAGCGAGGCAATTTGCAGGCTGGGAGAGCGCAGTGAACCATGCAGCCGTGCCCAGCGAGCGCGCATGCTCGCCTGACAGAAAATCAGCGAGACAGCGCGTGCGATCAAACCCGTTTCGTGCGGAGTTCGATCATCTTGCGGGCACGGTCCACAGCCTGGGCTTTCTGGGTAAACCCGGCTTCATCATGAGGAACGCTGGCCAATGCGGCGGCGAGATCGACTTTGGCCTTCTCGACATCGATGGCGGAAATCGGCATCGCCCGACTGGTCAGCAGTGTGACGATCGACCCCTTGATCTGGGCGAAACCGCCGTCGATGAAGAAGCGTTCGCTGCCGCCGCCGGGCAGGTCGAACTTCAGCTCCCCGATGCCGAGCCGGCCGATCAGCGGCGCGCGGCCAGGGAGGACCCCGATCTGGCCGTCGAACAGGGGGAATCGCAACGCCTTGACCGGCTGATCGAACAGGGTCTTTTCAGGGGTCACGAGGACGAGGCGAAGTTCAGTGGCGGCGATCATGGGGAAAAAATCCGATTCAGTAGGCGTCAGATCACCAGGGAGAGGATCTCGGACACGGAAAGTTCGATGTTCTGACCATCAATGGTCGTCGCCAGGATCGCTCCCGGCTTGTGCGATTGAGGAGGTCATGGAGTCTCCTGTCTCTTGCGCGAGAACAGCCGCTCAACAGGAATCTCATGACCGCGATCCTGTAGCGTCAACGGAATTGACTCTCCAACCTGATAGACATGGCGATTCTGGTACTCTCCAGATGCCGCCATGGGACCGGAATACACTTCCAACTGCCGACTGCGCAGGTCAGCAATCCAGACGACATTCACGCCGGCTGCGGCATAGACTCGAGTCTTGCGTCGGTCCTTCTGTAATGAGGCGTCGGCGATTTCCACAAGCAGCAGAATGTCCTGCCCACCTGGGTGTTCTTCTTCGTAATCTTCCGTTTCACCGGAAACAATGGCCAGCTCAGGTTCAGGCTCAGGCTCACTGTCTCCAGTCGTGACAGCCGACTGCACTCGCATGTGGTAACCAGAGGGGATGAGCGGTCGCAGGACGCCGTCAATTCGAACCACAGCCGCATCATGAGGCGGATTTCTGGTCATTTTCGGGACGATCCAGCCTTCGAGCAACTCGACTCGTTCGTCATCGAACGAGCCCTGGTCGACCAGCGCGTGGTACTCGTCCAGCGTCCACCGCCATACTGGAAACGGGGGCAGATTTGATTCGAGCATCGAACTCTGGTCGATTGCTGTCGACACATCTCACCTCGAAGAACCGGACTTGGCGCTGTTGCCTGACCTAGTTCCAGTTTACTCCCTGGCCGGGCGATTTCGAGATCAACCCTCTGCGGCCATGCGTTTTGCCTGTTCGGCGGCTTCTTCGACGCCCCCGACATACATGAAGGCAGATTCCGGCAGGTGGTCCCACTTGCCGTCGCAGATGCCTTCGAATGAGGTGATCGTTTCGGCCAGCGGGGTGAATTTCCCCTGCTTGCCGGTGAACACTTCGGCCACGAAGAACGGCTGCGAGAGGAACCGCTCGATGCGGCGGGCGCGATGCACCACCAGCTTGTCTTCTTCGGCGAGTTCTTCCACCCCGAGAATCGCGATAATGTCCTGCAATTCGCGGTAGCGCTGCAGAATCTGCTGCACGCGACGGGCGACCGCATAATGCCGTTCCCCGACCACGTTCGGATCGAGAATTCGGGACGACGAGGCCAGCGGATCGATGGCGGGGTAAATCCCCTTTTCCGAAATCTTTCGTTCCAGGTAGATGAACGCGTCCAGGTGGCTGAATGCGGTCGCTGGAGCGGGGTCTGTCGGGTCGTCGGCGGGGACATACACAGCCTGCACGGAGGTGATGGCGCCCTTCTTGGTCGACGTGATGCGTTCCTGCAACTGACCGAGTTCGGTTCCGAGCGTCGGCTGGTAACCCACGGCGGAGGGCATACGTCCCAGCAACGCGGAGACTTCCGAACCTGCCTGTGAGTACCGGAAGATGTTGTCGACGAACAGCAGGGTGTCGGCCCCGGTGGCATCGCGGAACCATTCGGCCATCGTCAGGCCGGTGAGGGCGACGCGGAGACGAGCGCCGGGCGGCTCGTTCATCTGGCCGAACACCATGCAGGTCTGCTCAATGACGGAGCGGCCGGTGTCGCCGATTTGCGTTTCCTGCATTTCGAGCCACAAGTCGTTTCCTTCACGGGTGCGTTCGCCCACGCCTGCGAACACCGAGAAGCCGCCGTGCTCGCGAGCGATACGGGCAATGAGCTCGGTCAGAATCACGGTCTTACCGAGACCGGCTCCACCGAACAGTCCGGCCTTACCGCCGCGGACGAACGGGGTGAGCAGGTCGACCACCTTAATCCCCGTTTCGAACACTTCCGTCTTCGAGGACAGGTCTTGCAGTTTGGGGGCTGCGCGGTGAATCGGCCAACGTTCGGCGGTATTGACTGGTCCGCGGCCGTCGATCGGCTCGCCCAGCACGTTGAACACGCGGCTCAGCGTTTCCTTGCCGACGGGCACCATGACGGGGGAACCGGTGTCCACGACTTCCATCCCGCGGATCATGCCGTCGGTCGAGCCCAGGGCGACGCAGCGGACGCGTCCACCGCCGAGGTGCTGCTGCACTTCGCCGGTGACGTTAATGTGGATCCCTTTGATATCGGCTTCGGCCTTGATGGCGTTGTAAATCTTCGGCAGGCTCTCTTCCGAGAACTCGACGTCAAACGTCGATCCGATGATCTGGGTAATGCGGCCGGTGTTCGATGCAGTGGCTGTGGTCATGCTGTGTTCTTCCTCTTGGTAGTGCGAAGAGGAGCTAGGAGTTAGGAACTAGGATTTAGGAATTCGACCTTCCAGTGATTTCCTGAGTCCGGTTAACATTCTCCCGACTTCTTCAATCTTCTCAATAACGTTCTGGGCATGCTCACTTTTGACATACCCAAGGCGACGGGCCACTTCCACCTGCGTGTCGAGTTCTGCAAGTGACCCAGCCGCGATACCCAAATGATTCAGATATGCTCCCGTCGATCCTCGTCCCTTCCCCTCTGCAATGTTGGCTGAGATCGAAACCGCAGCTCGTTGCAGTTGTGACGAAAGTCCATACGCCTCAGATTTCGGAAAAAACTTCGTCAGGTCGTAGCTCGCGATTGCAAGTTCCACGGCCCGTTGCCATACGAGCAGATCCCGATGTCCTGCCACCGGCATTTGCCTGACTCCTCATTCCTACTTCCTAAAGCCTTATTCGAGCGCTGCTGCTCCTCCGATGATTTCCGCCAGTTCGCTGGTGATCTGGCTTTGACGGGCTCTGTTGTATTCCTGCGAGATGTCGCGAATCATCTCGTCTGCGTTTTCGGTGGCCGACTTCATGGCGACCATGCGGGCGATCTGCTCTCCCACCGCGGCATCCAAAAAGCACTTGAAGAACCGGGCCTTGAAAGCGGCCGGGACGATCTCTTCGAGGATTTCTTCTGCGCTCGGCAAGAATTCGTAATCGATGGTGGTCGTTTTCTGACGACCTGTGCCGGTGGCGAGGTCGCCGAACGGCAGCAGGGTTTCCACGACAGGCACCTGTCGGGCGGAACTGAGGAATTTCTGGTAGACCACTTCCAGGCGGTGCAGTCGGCCTGCGATGAAGTCGGCAACAAACCGGTCGGCGATGGCGTTCACGTCGTCGAAAGCGGGTTTGTCTTCGAAGTGCGTGTAGCTGTTGGCGACGGGCCGTTTTTCGAACTTCATGAAGGACAGGCCGCGCTTGCCTGAGACTTCGAGCGTCACCTCTTTGCCAGCGGCTTGAAGCTCGCGAATCCGGGCAATGCCGGTTCGCAGAATCCCGCCGTTGTATCCGCCGCATAGACCGCGATTGGAAGTCAGTAGCAGGACTGTGACGTTCTGCGTCTGGTCCGGCTGTTTGAGCAACGGGTGGTTGAACACCAGGTTCGACTGCGCGAGGTCGGCGACGATCTCGTTGATCTTTTTGGTGTAGGCCGCCGCTTCCGTCGCGCGGTCCATGGCTTTCTTGAACCGCGCAGTGGCGATGAGTTCCATGGTCCGCGTGATTTTGCGGATGTTCTTCACCGCCTTGCGGCGTTTAACAAGTGCTCGTGCTTTGGCCATGGGAACGAAGAGGGTCCAGGGGTCAGGATTCAGGGGTCAGGGAATCTGACCGGTCATTGTCGTCTTTCAGGACTCGGTAAAAGACTCTTCACAAATCATTGTCAATCAGCGGACAGGTGAGCTTATTTCGTCAGGCAAAAATCAGGCGGCCGCGCGGTTCGGGAATCTCGCGTCCCAGCTCCTTGGCCGTCTCAATCCATTCCTGAATCACCTGCTCTGCATTTTCGATGGCTTCCTGCCGCGTCGTACCGTCCGTCCTGCAGCCGGGGAGTTCGGGTATTTCCGCAATGAAGGCTTCGTCAGCGTCACTCCAATACAGGATGATTTCATAACGCATTGAAGTGACCCTGGCCTCTCGTTTCAGACTTTTACAGCTGCGGGTTTCTTCTCAGCCACGAACCGCTGCTGGAATTCGCTCAGGGCGGCTTTCAGTTTGGTTTCGATCTCGTCCGTCAGTGCGGCGGCTTCGATCAGGGCGTTGCGGACTTCGCTCTTCTCGTCTCGCATGAACGCCAGCATTTCGCGTTCGGCCCGGGCCACCTGCGGCACCGGCACCTTGTCGAAGTAGCCCTTCGTTCCGGCGTAAATGGAAATCACTTCGTCCGCGGCGCCCAGCGGGCGGTACTGCGGCTGCTTGAGCAGTTCGACCATGCGGTAACCGCGGTCGAGCTGCCGCTGCGTGGCGGCATCGAGTTCGGTTCCGAGCTGGGCGAACGCTTCGAGTTCGCGGAAGGCGGCGAGGTCGAGTCGCAGCGAACCGGCGATCTTCTTCATGGCCTTCGTCTGGGCGTTACCACCCACGCGGGAGACCGAGATCCCCACGTTGATGGCGGGTCGCACGCCGGCGAAGAACAGGTCCGGCTCGAGGTAGATCTGGCCGTCGGTGATCGAAATCACGTTGGTCGGAATGTATGCCGAGACTTCCCCTTCGAGCGTTTCGATGATCGGCAGTGCCGTCATCGAGCCGCCGCCGAGTTCGTTGTTCAGCTTGGCCGCGCGTTCGAGGAGACGACTGTGACAGTAGAACACGTCCCCGGGATAAGCTTCGCGGCCGGGCGGACGCCGCATCAGCAGCGAGAGCTGGCGATAGGCCTGGGCCTGCTTGGTCAAGTCGTCATACACGCACAGGGTGTGTTTACCCTGATACATGAAGTGCTCGGCAATCGCCGCTCCGGCGTACGGAGCGATGTACTGCAGCGGAGCCGGGTCGGCTGCCGAGGCCGAGACGACGATGGAGTAATCCATCGCGCCGTTGGCGGTGAGAGCTTCGACCACCGCGGCCACGTTGGCTGCACGTTGCCCGCAGGCGACGTACACGCAAATCACGTCTCCACCCTTCTGGTTGAGAATGGTGTCGATCGCGATGGCGGTCTTGCCGGTTTTGCGGTCGCCGATGATCAGTTCGCGCTGACCGCGGCCGATCGGGGTCATGGCGTCGATGGCCTTGATCCCGGTCTGCAGCGGCTGCTTCACCGGCTGACGCTGGGCGACGCCAGGCGCAGGAAATTCCACCGGTCGGGTAGCGTTCGAAATGATGGGGCCCTTGCCGTCGAGCGGGTTGCCCAGCGGATCGACGACGCGGCCAATCAGGGCTTCGCCGACGGGAACCGAGAGCAGGGC
Coding sequences within it:
- a CDS encoding LptF/LptG family permease; this encodes MTTFDRYLLSRYFHVVFVFCIATIGLFAVVDGFTNLDAFQHKVDEQNGGSLALFFRIGQYYLFQSALILDTAGPTVMVISAMSALALMLRHGEIHPVLAAGVPTYRATFPLAGAMIGVNLLLAVNQELILPNIAHHLQGRHGDLADDTQNAEPQYDYKSKIFVSGSGIVPAEQRLKDPEFLLPTPLLASSFVVLKGDAAYYLPPSAMGPAGWVLENATPRFEDLPLTEAGRRTIIPQPDSPDVFVHMGLSFDQLNRQAANPRLVSTAGLIRKLQQPSSTQLSRRRLEIKLHERLTRPLLTLIGLYTVIPLIIRRERMSVMQQVTNIAACAGALGLVFAGVMGAQMLGESGILRPEQAVWGPLVAAGGFAGWLSGVVRT
- the ispH gene encoding 4-hydroxy-3-methylbut-2-enyl diphosphate reductase translates to MKVLLANPRGFCAGVNMAIECLEACVREFGPDIYVYHEIVHNRHVVDRFASQGVKFIDRIEEVPSGAILLYSAHGVSPAIRELARSRDLRSIDATCPLVTKVHIEAIKYAKAGYNIILIGHEGHDEVIGTMGEAPESITLVESPEDVDRLTFTPEQKLAYLTQTTLSVEEAGQVIRRLKERFPGIESPPKEDICYATTNRQHAVRQLIEKVDLLLVLGSQNSSNSRRLMEIGLAMGKRAYLIDGQHELQADWFDGINSVLVTAGASAPEVVVQECLDYLSEQFGATVEEVTTREEHVTFPLPKELRQMMKAGQI
- a CDS encoding BON domain-containing protein, with product MSAARSPRDAKNPSGEPLPARVTRILQDSHPAFRSLTISEESGAIIIDGHLPSYYLKQVVQTTAARVDGVLRLENRVEVVRISA
- a CDS encoding FoF1 ATP synthase subunit delta/epsilon, translating into MIAATELRLVLVTPEKTLFDQPVKALRFPLFDGQIGVLPGRAPLIGRLGIGELKFDLPGGGSERFFIDGGFAQIKGSIVTLLTSRAMPISAIDVEKAKVDLAAALASVPHDEAGFTQKAQAVDRARKMIELRTKRV
- a CDS encoding Uma2 family endonuclease; the encoded protein is MSTAIDQSSMLESNLPPFPVWRWTLDEYHALVDQGSFDDERVELLEGWIVPKMTRNPPHDAAVVRIDGVLRPLIPSGYHMRVQSAVTTGDSEPEPEPELAIVSGETEDYEEEHPGGQDILLLVEIADASLQKDRRKTRVYAAAGVNVVWIADLRSRQLEVYSGPMAASGEYQNRHVYQVGESIPLTLQDRGHEIPVERLFSRKRQETP
- the atpD gene encoding F0F1 ATP synthase subunit beta; amino-acid sequence: MTTATASNTGRITQIIGSTFDVEFSEESLPKIYNAIKAEADIKGIHINVTGEVQQHLGGGRVRCVALGSTDGMIRGMEVVDTGSPVMVPVGKETLSRVFNVLGEPIDGRGPVNTAERWPIHRAAPKLQDLSSKTEVFETGIKVVDLLTPFVRGGKAGLFGGAGLGKTVILTELIARIAREHGGFSVFAGVGERTREGNDLWLEMQETQIGDTGRSVIEQTCMVFGQMNEPPGARLRVALTGLTMAEWFRDATGADTLLFVDNIFRYSQAGSEVSALLGRMPSAVGYQPTLGTELGQLQERITSTKKGAITSVQAVYVPADDPTDPAPATAFSHLDAFIYLERKISEKGIYPAIDPLASSSRILDPNVVGERHYAVARRVQQILQRYRELQDIIAILGVEELAEEDKLVVHRARRIERFLSQPFFVAEVFTGKQGKFTPLAETITSFEGICDGKWDHLPESAFMYVGGVEEAAEQAKRMAAEG
- a CDS encoding four helix bundle protein, with product MPVAGHRDLLVWQRAVELAIASYDLTKFFPKSEAYGLSSQLQRAAVSISANIAEGKGRGSTGAYLNHLGIAAGSLAELDTQVEVARRLGYVKSEHAQNVIEKIEEVGRMLTGLRKSLEGRIPKS
- the atpG gene encoding ATP synthase F1 subunit gamma — encoded protein: MAKARALVKRRKAVKNIRKITRTMELIATARFKKAMDRATEAAAYTKKINEIVADLAQSNLVFNHPLLKQPDQTQNVTVLLLTSNRGLCGGYNGGILRTGIARIRELQAAGKEVTLEVSGKRGLSFMKFEKRPVANSYTHFEDKPAFDDVNAIADRFVADFIAGRLHRLEVVYQKFLSSARQVPVVETLLPFGDLATGTGRQKTTTIDYEFLPSAEEILEEIVPAAFKARFFKCFLDAAVGEQIARMVAMKSATENADEMIRDISQEYNRARQSQITSELAEIIGGAAALE
- a CDS encoding type II toxin-antitoxin system HicB family antitoxin, translating into MRYEIILYWSDADEAFIAEIPELPGCRTDGTTRQEAIENAEQVIQEWIETAKELGREIPEPRGRLIFA
- the atpA gene encoding F0F1 ATP synthase subunit alpha, producing MKFKADEIASVIQKEIENFQGQVQTSEVGRVIEVGDGIARAVGLSSAMAGEMVEFSNGVRGLCFNLEETSVGIIILGDYLGIKEGDEVKTTGALLSVPVGEALIGRVVDPLGNPLDGKGPIISNATRPVEFPAPGVAQRQPVKQPLQTGIKAIDAMTPIGRGQRELIIGDRKTGKTAIAIDTILNQKGGDVICVYVACGQRAANVAAVVEALTANGAMDYSIVVSASAADPAPLQYIAPYAGAAIAEHFMYQGKHTLCVYDDLTKQAQAYRQLSLLMRRPPGREAYPGDVFYCHSRLLERAAKLNNELGGGSMTALPIIETLEGEVSAYIPTNVISITDGQIYLEPDLFFAGVRPAINVGISVSRVGGNAQTKAMKKIAGSLRLDLAAFRELEAFAQLGTELDAATQRQLDRGYRMVELLKQPQYRPLGAADEVISIYAGTKGYFDKVPVPQVARAEREMLAFMRDEKSEVRNALIEAAALTDEIETKLKAALSEFQQRFVAEKKPAAVKV